A stretch of DNA from Chlorogloeopsis sp. ULAP01:
CTACTAAAAAGATAGGATTTAAAGGAGTACAAAAATTATTAATAAATTCCTTTAGGGCTTGCCATTATAAGACAGCCAAAAAAGCCCTGAGGTTTTTGTAATGGCTTTGCCAGAAAATTAGAAATAGCCATTTTATTGATTGGGAAATCATAATTGTGCAATATTAGATTAAGTAACTTCCAGTGCCATAGCTACTGCTTTCTGGACGTGAAGTAACATAGTGTCAAATAATTTTGCGATCGTATCTTGTGGACGAATTAAGAGTGGCAGTTCTGTATTACCCAAGACAATCGCTGTTGCTCCTGCCTCCTGCAAATTGTCAATAATACTCAACAGCTTTTGTCGAGAAGTTTCACGTATCTTTCCTAAGCAAAGTTCTTTATAGATGACGTGATGAATATAATTCATTGACTCAGGACTAGGAACTACTACACTAATGCCATAGGATGCAAAACGTTCCTTGTAAAAGTCTTGCTCCATCACGAAGCGTGTACCGAGCAGTCCTACAGAAGAAACACCTGACTCTACAATCTTTTCAGCCGTAGCATCTGCAATGTGTACTAAGGGAATTCCAACATTATTTTGTACTGCTGATGCTACCTTGTGCAATGTATTAGAAGCTATTAGGAAAAAATCTGCTCCTGCTTGCTCAATCTTTTGAACAACATTTATCAGTAAATCTGCTATATCATCCCATCTTTCCTCATGTTCAAGTTGAATGATGGGATGAAAGTTTAGGCTATACATTAAAAGTTCAGCAGAGTGTTCAACACCCAACTTTGCTTTTACTTCCTGGTTGATCAGGCGATAGTATTCGGCAGACGATTCCCAACTGACGCCGCCAACTAACCCAATAGTTTTCACTGAGATACTTCCCTAAATAGTGAATATTGCTGGGCTATTTTAGGAGTCTTCCCCTTCAAGCCAATCATTAACTTGAGAGTAAATACCTTGAGCAAAGGTAATCGCTGCATCATCCATAAACCCAAGCGACGAACTAATACTAAAGGCAAGAAATGATTGGAGAACATTCGATCTAGCAAGTCAGTAAAACCTAAAATAACCAAGTTTTCCCGCTTGCGCCAGCGTTCATAGCGTTTGAGTACCTTCAGAGAGCCAATATCTTCACCGACTTGGTGTGCTTCTTGGATTACCTGAGCCAAAGCTGCTACATCTCGAATGCCTAAATTCAAACCTTGTCCGCCAACCGGATGACAATTGTGTGCTGCATCACCAACTAAAGCCAGTCGATGTCGGGCATAACGATCGCTTTGCATGAGTTGCACCTGAAAAATAAAGCGATCGCCCAGTAATTCCAGCTTGCCCATTTGATTGCCAAAACGACGGCT
This window harbors:
- a CDS encoding aspartate/glutamate racemase family protein, with the translated sequence MKTIGLVGGVSWESSAEYYRLINQEVKAKLGVEHSAELLMYSLNFHPIIQLEHEERWDDIADLLINVVQKIEQAGADFFLIASNTLHKVASAVQNNVGIPLVHIADATAEKIVESGVSSVGLLGTRFVMEQDFYKERFASYGISVVVPSPESMNYIHHVIYKELCLGKIRETSRQKLLSIIDNLQEAGATAIVLGNTELPLLIRPQDTIAKLFDTMLLHVQKAVAMALEVT